TATCTGTTCTTCGTCTCTATTGTTTCTGAGTAGGACTGTCGGATCTCCCATTCTCTGGACAAAGAGCTCCTCTATTCTACGCTCTGATCTCTCCACGTCATCCCCTCGTGAACATTACGTGTATGGAAAGCTTGTCAGAGTGCGGCAATGCAAAGCAGACACacactgtctctctctctctccgtgcaGTGGCCACCTACCACTGGCCACGCCCACAGTGCCATGGCTGCACAATTCCTCATGTTGTGGGCACCAGAATAATGTCGACAAGCGTTACTGTGGAGATCTGTTTACTGAAAGCAACAGTGTACGAGGAGGGCCTGTGCTTCATCTGCCTTTGTCAACAACATGCCTTAGTTGTTGGTCTGTGTGAGCAAAGGTCTAACTTAGTCAAAGACGGAAGTGGACAAAGGTCTAACTTAGCTTTAAGTATTAATATGAGCTTAAATGTTTTTGAATGAATGATTCAGACTCAAGTATCCTTGTCACATGACAATGGATCATGAATCTAGACAATGGTTCATGCATTCTAAAGTCACGATGCATATCATTATCTGGtagactcctcctcctcctcctcaagagAATTTTGAGCTTGATTCGAGATACACAAATGCTAATATCTTCTTTTATTGGATATAAAGGAATATTATTTTCAATTGGTTAGTCTTTTTTGCTCATGCCACCAAAAGAGTTCATATTTCGACCAGAGGTTGACCTTCTAAACTTGATTTTTGGGTGTTCGGTCATGTACGGCCGTGTGTATTTCCGTTGtcaaaatttagatttttttatttagaGAAAGAAATCTGAAACATGCAGAATGATTCAGTCCAAAAAGCTTTCTGAAATGACTTGCTGGAGAATCCGCTTGAGCTGACACAGTTGGCTCATTCATCGTCAGGTTATAGCACCTCAAAGTTGCTTAGATTGGAACCATTCCTAACGTGCAGAAGCTTGGCAAGCTCATGCAATGGTGGGTGTTCAGAGTAGAAAATGGAAGGATAGCTAGGGTTACTTTGTGTACAGGCCAAGGATAAGACATCCATCCATTGGGTAACTCAGATATGAAGCAGCAAAACAGCTTATTTTACTCCGCTTCTCCTGCGGATCACATGGAAGTAAGCTCTTGCTGCAAGTTAATGGACAGATATCATTGTTGTTGAGCAAATAAATGGAAGACAAAAGAATGGAGAGACAAGGTAACTTCGGGATTGGTGATAATTAACTTGCAGTAAGTGATGGATTCAGCGGGAAGCATCATCCACGTGCAATGGGCACACAGAACTGTGGAgagatttagagagagagagaagggaagagCCCTTGAAGTTAGGGTTGTGAAGAGCTAGTATACATCATGAATGAATAATAATGGCCTGAGTTCATTGGATTGAGTGTTCTGCATGGGATCAGAAGAAGGATAGGTCTCTTCAACCCTAAGCAAAGTTGACAAAGAAATGGACGTATAACGCATCAGATGGGAACTTCGATGACGGCATGTGGCAAAGAGATTGAATCAAGATGTCCTTAATGGTATATCCATAAAAATATAGTGAAGTGTTTATCTTCTTTATTGCATTTGCTTAGGTAAGTGTAGATCAAGTCTGGTCCACAGCATTCAATCGGAAACTTGGAGGGTAGCTAATGCGTTAGCTCCGAGGGATGGATTCCAGTGGTACAAAACACTGAATGAGAGGAACGACAGAATGCCGTGAGACTATGCTCCGATGTCTCCTTTGATGTGCAACAAATTAATCTTGAATTGTTGCCAATGGGAAGTATCACTTTCAGAAAATGAATTGTTTAGTTTCGCACACCAAAATTTGAATTTAGAAATAAAATTGTATCCAAGGAATTTTTTTTACATAGAAATTATTAAGGAAAAAATTAACATCAATGCTACCTTAGCGTAAATTTATTGTCAGAAGAATCTTGTTGACGTGTTGGTTAGCTTGATATAGTCCAAACATGTGCGTAAGATTATCCAAGATGAAAATATTGTACTTTCGAGGATCTACCTTCATGAAGACCGAGGTCGGGAGAGGTTTCTCGATCCGATCCCTCTGAAGTTCAAGTTAGTAATCCGATGTTCCCAAATGTGAGTTTGAATAGTTTGAAAAAAAAGAGCCTCcccttatttaaaatatatttttatacaaaTGAGAAGAAAGCTTGGGATTGTCTTTCTTGttataaagaaaaataagaaagtttTTAATTACCTTCCTTATCATAATGAACGAGAAGGAAGCTTGTGTTTTCTTGTTTTAAATCTTCATCCATGTAGGCACATGGGTGGACAGTGATTTGGATCTCACATGACAACCATATGTTGGCTAACAATAGATTTTCTATCATTTGTCTCCTCCCCAAAGGTATATTGCGGAGCTCTTACGAGATGGGTTCGAAGCATGCCATTTAGTTCATATGATTAGGGATCTCATCTTATAGGTCGGATTTTCTTGATTCAAGTGTCTTGGGTATGTTGGCCCTATGTTTTTGCGATAACGAATTTCACTTGGTGTAGGTCAGATTTCTTTGACTTGTACACCTTAAACATATTTTGTCCTGCGTCTTTGTCATGATGAATTTTTCTTGATGTGGGTCGGGTTTTCCCAATATATACGTCTCGGGCGCATTTGGTCTTGCGTCTCCACTGTAGCAGATTTCTTTTTACACGGGTCGAGTTTTCGGCTTATGTGTCTCGAGTGTATTTGGTTTTGTGCCTTGTTATAGTGGATTTTGGATTGAGTTTTCTTGACTCACGTATCTCGAACGTATTTGTGCCTATGTTGCCATGACGGATTTACCAAAACCCAACTCATGCATCTTTGGCCCATTTATGTCTGTGCCTTTGCCATAGTAGATTTTTCTTGGTACGGATCAAGTTTTCCTAATTCACAAGTCTCAAGCCCATTTGGGCCTATGCTATCGTCATAGTGGATTTTTCTTCACGGGTTTTCTTGAGGCATCATCATAGAAACAATCACTAGTAGCAACATCAACCCGCTACTACCTAGTAGAGCATCGCATGTAGTAGCCTCTCCCATGCTGATGACAAGCTCAGGAGCTTCTGACGCCTTGTGAGCCATTGTTGCTTCCACGATGGTGTTTCTTCCCGCTATTGATAGATATCTTAGTATTTTTAAACTTAACGTCCGTTAACTATAGGGGCTAAAATGaactttaattataaattatacatgtcattatattaataatttattatgagtaagCATATAATGTAAATAGAGtctaacgtctattaactcagatttaataaaaaatacttatatgttatatttttaaaaatatatgagttattttaTACATGAGTAAACTATAAGAGCTTAAGAGATCTATAACCAAAATGAAAGGAGTTTAATTGGATCTTAACTTAAATATCTAACTTATCAACTCAGTACAAATCACGGTCGAGAATTAGTGCAGGAGTATTACACATCCCCTCACCCTTCATCCACATTTTTCTCATTATTCCTGCTAGAGATATTACACATCAACTCAGTTCAAAAACTTGTCTGTCCTTAACCGAGTGATATCAGACTACAACTACAACAGGACAAATATAATCTGTTCTGCAACAATGTTGGCTGTTATTCTCTATCCACACATCCAACCTAAGCTCCAAGATGTCTGAGAACAATCATCAATCTAGGAGTGACACTACAGAAGAAATCACTATAGAGAGCTTGCAGGGCCTAATCAGGTGGGGAAATCTCCCGCAGAAGTACAGTGAAGGATGAATGTGTCATTAAATGCTACCACAGACTGCCCAAGGAAGCCAAAAACATTCATCACTGTCATCCCTGTGCACATTATTTTCTTCTATAAGAATAGGATGACATTTATGTGCATCACCAGATATCtgattaaaaattgatataattttCTGCAAGGAAGGACCTTTTATTAGATGATGATATGAAGACCAGAAGCCTGTTTCTTTCTGCTCATCAACAGCTGAAACTTATACACTGAAAGACAAATTATCAAGGGAATATAGACACCACTATTATAGAACAACAGATCATTTTTAAAAAGTCTGATCTAAGATGTAACTCAAACTTTTTGAATGACAAAATTATCGTTAGGACAACAAACTTATTAACTCGATGAGATTAATTTAGTAAGTCTAAACAAATAACGCGAGATTAATATAACATAGAATCAAACCGTTGTATGATGTATGTAAAGTTCCTACTTCTTGTAACAATCTAGTCTGATGAGCTAATACTTGACGAATCTAAACACATTGATCTAAAATGCTTAAACTTTAATCAATGATAGTAGATCCATTTAATCCTATAAAATTCAACTCAAATCTTCTTCCGCCTCCGATTTGGGATTAATTTTGGGTGTTACAAAAAATAAAGtaaagaaggaagaaatatcACTCTGGAAGGTAGTAATTAACATGCATGTAAGAGAAAAATGCAAGGTAAATCTTAACTCTAAATGGCATCTTAATTGTTCCTTTTCAAGAGACTTCTTTTAGAAAAATAGACACAATTGTAGAAAAGCAATTAACTGTAGTAGCAGAAGAAGTAAAAGACTTTCAGATGCCACAACAAGCCAGTAGCTTTCTCCAAACAGAAAAGCATATCTTACAGTAGTAATAATTTGTGTCCATATTTTACTTGGCTCAATAACACAAGATAAACACACACTATAAggataaaaaaattacattttttATTGTGTGCCAAATCTAGAAACTGCTAAGTGCAAAATGCAAAGTGCAATCTATAAAAACCCCAAGAGAGAATGTATTATGCACCCACATCCAAAGTCCACAATCAAGTTCAATGAAATAGGATTTAGCATCTGTAACATTTCAAAAATTGCTCAAAGTTTATCAACCAGTCAGACCCATGCCCTGGTGTGTAAACAAAACTAAGCATGCCAAGTACAGTGTACATTAGAAGCAAACTAAGTTGTCACTATCTACTGAAAATACTAAGATaggcaaagaagaaaaaagatttgTCTATTTTCACAGGCTCCTCAGTTGAACATGGACTTACTATACGTTTTCCATGAGTAGATTTTCTAGAAGAGTTCCATCAAACAATTTTATCACCATGAATTGCAAAGTCTTTATCTTTTCGACATACACACATTCGTCCTACATTGCCATCTCAGCTTGTAATGTTGCAAGTTCATCTTCTTCAGTAGTATTTTTCGGGTCAGCAGGCCGAGTTGGAGATGGAGAGGCAGGAACATGCACTGGAGGAAGAGGAGCAGTTGTAGCTGGCTGAAGCAGCTGCTCTTCCAACTCAGCACCCTCCAATTCTTCAAGTTCTGCTTCCAGTTCATCCTGAATCCCAATATGATTTATAAATCATCATGCAGGACAGCAAAAAAAAGTTGTAAAATGGACATAGTTTGAAGGATGAATACTTCATCAAAGTCAGTCGCAGGTCCAACTGGAGCAGATAATGCTTCCTGAATCTGTTTCATGTTTTCAGTCTGCTCATTAATTTCACTCAGTGTCTTGTCAACATCGTCAATATTACTGTAACAGAAAGCAATATCAATTAGCTACACATTTCTTCTCAGAATTAACATGTCAGAATCACAGAGCTACAGTTCGGAGCAGAACAAATAGTGATCAAATTTAACACAGGAAAGGAGTGACATAAAAACATATGCAACAGATAAGACATGCTCCAATCTACCAAACCAGTAATGATAGGAATCTATGCAGGAAAACATAATATGACATGTCCAGTCAACATATATTCCAGGTAAACATCATATGCACTCACGTTGCCTTCTGCAGAGCCTTCAGAGCTGCAGTTCCAACTCTCATCGCATCAACAGTCGCTGTTGTAGCTTTTGCACCTTCCAACATTATCATCTGACAAAAATCAAACCCACAAAAACAAACTATCATAAACTTTGCTTGTGAGACACTCAGGAAATGCCATCTTTAATTGGAAAAAAGAACAACCTGATCATGAATCCGCAACTGGAAGTTCCCAAGCTGCTCAACTTCTTGTTCATATAGCCTTTTCCTTTTCAAGCATTGTATAGCAGCTACGATgtacaaaataaagattttcaacaattATGTTTACAAACATATGATTGTTTTTACAAGTTATTCTCTAAATATATAACAAAAATGTATTATGAAATACATCAACACTGCTAAAATTGATGAGAAGATGCATGTGCGGTAGctaaataacatataaaaaaaatctttcatagGAAACTTCTGGAAGACACACGAGCTCATTTACATCAACTTTCCATTGATAAATTCAGAATATAATAAATAGCAATCGGGTTACAgtacaaatgaaaatatcaaaacTGAATCAAGTCTAAATCATCAAGATGATATAGAACCACACCTCTAGAAGTTCAAAGCATGCGCTGCATGTATTGATCAATATAATACTTTTTCAACTCATACAAAAAAGATACCTATCAGACCTTGACGAATGGAAGCAACATAAAAATGGTCAGATAGTAACACACCCAGTTTCACAAAACAATGTCTATAACATCAgttatgtaacaaacattaacttTAAGACTAGTAGCAGAGCAGCAGTAATATGCATGAAGATGTACACATAATATCCTGGAAATAACTTAAGAGACAACTTTTGATCTCTAAGCAACATTTCCATAATGGTTCTGGTTTCAAGGAAAGCCATAACTAGATAGATCATTCTTCCAATTTAGCACCATTAGAATCATGGACAACTACCATAAGTAAGTAACCCACATGTGAAATCCAATAGCAAGTTGTAATAGCTACCTCTCTTGTTCTTTACTTTGGTAAATTCCTTGGCCTTCTCAACCTCAGTGGCCATCTTCTTCAGAAGaactttctcttttttctctAGCATCTCAAGTGTCTGAATTATGTATAACACCAGGAAGGAAGAGGTCATGTATCGGAGcaactaaaataatttatattttacaaGTCACAATAAATAACCAAATCTGGAAGGGAAAATGCATAAACTCATGCAAATTGATGTGACAAACTATCTCTTCTTGTTTTATGCATCTAACATACAAATCTGTGAATATAACAAAGTTGAAAACACAAAATGATGGAACTTTTACATTGGATTGCTCAAACTAGTGTTATTAGCAAAACGTACCCCTAACTCCTTTTCATCCTACAGTCATGCTTCATGCACTATAATGCTACTGCATTTGTAGATGTCATGTTCAATAAATAGCATAGTTCGCTGATTAAATTTGTATTGCTATCTTGTAGCACAAGattaaaataaaagaatattCTGAAGAACTGCTCTCTTGTCacacacacttaaaataaaacacaaaTAACGAGGATATTCAAAGCCAACAACAAAAGTTCAAACTTTTCCAGCAAGCCTTCTCTTGCAAGTTCATACTAAGAAATTATAACAGGATGATTAAAGGATTAATAGAGCATCCCAAGCGCTGATGAATCAGCCACAAACACAGGTTTCGCCAGTGTAGCCCTCATGAGCAGGAAATTGGGACATCGACCATCTCCTTTTACCTCCTAGTTTATGAAATAACAAGCCTCCCTTCTCCTTTCAGTAGCTAAAAGAAAATCTTTCttctttctaattcatcacagcttcagttgtttcttcttcttggaaGGATCCTTGACTTGCCAGTGAATACATCTTTCTAATTTATAGGATATGATTAGGGTTGCTTCTAATTCTTTTTCATTTATCTGCATCAATCCTTACTCCCATTCAACATGTCACAGTTTATTATCTACTACGAAAAATCTACCCACGGATGAAATCCAACAAAATGACATATTACATGAAGTTAAATCCACCATCTAGCGAGCATCACTCTTCAAGCAAATAATCATCGATGACCAGCCATGAAGGGCAAATTAAAAGCACCTCATTCAGTTTATCCAGCGTAGCCAACGCATTCGGCTGCTCCTTGGGCTTTCCAAATAGCCTACCAAGCATCGTCTACTTCCTCCAGAAAACCTACAATCTGTGGAAAAGACGAAAATTTTGCAGCTTCAGCCCTCAATTTCCCTCCCCAAAGATCTCACTTTGAGCGATTCGAGGGAAAGTACCGCGATAAATCTTCTGCCGATCGACACGAATCGCATAAAAACGCTGTGTCGGAGCTGCTTCGTCTCCGATCATGGTTGGTTGATGCTATGACCATTAGGGAAGACCGGCCAACTACTTATCAACTCGCGTGAAGACCACCAAATATTAACTTTTCCTTTACCTTCCATTATATATTACCACTGCAATGTATTTTATTTGGGAGGGTAAAAAAAATAGAAGTTATTTATTTAGGACAAATAATACCTTCTTTGGTTTATTATTTGGCTTGGTGATTTATCTAGAAATAAATTGTATATTTTCAGCTTTTAAACACTTAAAATAtccttaaaaatataaaatcaatatttttatttatttattttttagtaaATGATAAGCCATAAATGTGAATCTTATGATGATTTGATAAAGTAGCTAAGTTAGTCAACATCTTATTATCTTCCTTTTAAATATGTTGACTAGCTTTAACTGATAAAATTTTTGACGATTATTATAAGATATCGTGTTTGAATCCTATTTTTATCACTTATCcttgtaataaaaaaaattaacatcttcCAAATAAATTTTTGAACCCTAACTCTCATTTAGTAGATAGATAGATCTAGTACACTATCACACCGATATTTAAGATTATTTATTTGATCTTTATCCACTTTAGCTTCTAGATTGATTCAAGAAAAGGGTGAATTTTAGTTTTTTTGGAGATGTAATtaaaattctaaaataaaaataacttgGTGTAGATATAAGCTATGTACGTTGCTTACAAGTTTATTACTagatttgattatttttattgcTTTAGATATAAATgatgtaattatttttattatttttaatctattataatatgttatttataattttatcattttctttataactttatttataatttatctaagAACCCTCCATCTTAATCCTTTGAATTTGTGGTAATTGagaaaattatcaaaaataactttaaggTGATCATTAAGATTAAACCCATTAAAAGGTGATCATTAAGATTaaacatttttttatttatttcattcCCACACAACCCAATTCATTGTGGATACAAAGGAAAATGGAACatatgatcaagatagatttcTTATCCCTATGCCATACTGATCACACACCTCTCATTTGATTCTTGATACATCAGTCCATCTCTGCTGAATTACCAATTAGGACTAGTCATGATGAAGCAGGTGCATCAGTGATCTAAAGCAGAGTGCAATTAGGACTAGACATTCTCTTTCTATGTATTCTTCTGGGAAACCTTTAGGTCCTTGCAATTAGAATGGGTATTTGCATTACCTTGCATGCTTTCCTTCCTGTGATTTGTTTCTTCGTATATAACTGCAAAAAAGTATGAACAAACAGCTGATCTGATCAGAGCAAGCAAACTTTTGAATAGTATGGTGGTATATTTTTGTGATAGTTCATTGTTGAGAAATGCAACCGGTTGAAGATTGTGTGATACAATGTTAACAATTTTCTTGGAGAATACGAGAGAGGATCCCCACACAACACCTATAATTACTCCAACTTCTCCAGCAAAAGgataagaaagaacaagtagGCCTCGGCGATGTTGATCGTGCAGCTTAGGAGTTGTTAGAAGTTTCTGGAACAGCCATCGAATGCTAGGGAATCAGAGCACCTTCAATAGCTGAACCTCAAAAACCAGTGGCTCATTCGCATGAGAAAGCAGACTCCTCCGCGGACCAAACTGCAACATGAAATATGTATGATTATTAAAGAATAATGATTGGCATCTGAGAAAAAGCGTTTTCTGTGATTCAGTTGGTTACAGATTAATGACTTAATCCTTAAATCTTATATAGTCCATGCCTACATAGATGTGAAGCTACTTTAACTAGTCAAGAGAAGACGAAGGAGAAAACATACCTCATCTGGGATCGGTTTCAGGTTCTCATTGACATATCCCACATCAGGAGGGATTAGAGCTCTCCGCtttcctgaaaaaaaaaaaaactccacaTAAATTTCAACATAGCAAAAAGACAGACCAGACTGATTTAGAGAAAAGGTCTAGAAAATTCCACAAGTACAGTTGTATGTTTACTATACTATTGATCAAGGACAGACAACATTTTGTATTGTGCAATTGAGCCATAATCTTTGTCAACGTCACCCAAAGTTTAAAAATCCATTCCTATATATCGTAAGAGCAGTTTTCAGTAGATGAATACTGCAATCTGCAACCCATGTTTGTATGCATGTCACAACAGTTGTCTTTGTGTCCCTGTAGGCCTTGCCCACGGCCACTCATGTTATGAGGGTAGGGATAAGGTTTGCACTTTCACTTCAAGGATCATGAGACCATTCAATTGGGATATTACAACATAATCAAGTAAATATCTTtatcataattcaaaatatgaATTGCTCACCTCCAGCCTTCATGCCAACTATAACATCTTTGAGGCCTTGTATAATCTGTACAGACGGTGAGAGATATCGTTCTTTCACAGAATCAAATAACTAAGCTTCATCAATATACATAAAGTAAATATCATAATAGATTTACACATGTAAATACTAATGAAAACGATTGAAAAGTAAGGGTAAATCATACCTATAGTAATCTCATTTCAAGAAAAACAATTGGTATGACACTCAAGGAAATTAACCTGTTTTTCATCAAGAGGAAGCACCACAGGTCTGCTCTCCCCACTAAATTGGTCCACCGTGCTACAGATTGGTTTTAGACAGAGTATTAGATTGAATGTACACATAGACATGCAAACTGATATATTAATATTCCATTGCAAAAGCATTACAAATTCAATAGGCACTTTGATTTAAATTAGGTAAGACAGATGAAAAATATAAGGTTAAATAATGAGGCATGGAGGAACAGTGACATCCCCCATTTCTAGATTCTTGGGATACTGGAAAGTGTAAACCATGGTTCTCTAGACTGGCATGTACTAGATGATACATATCGGTCTGATAGCTTGTCAGGTTGGTGACGCAGACAGACAAATGCCTCCCAAACACCGTGGATActcaaattacaaaaaaaaatgcaTGGCACGTTCTGGGTATAGAGACACTGGACTTGTACTGGTCTGGCCGGGGGCCAGAACGGATCCAATCCCCAAATTGTCAAACCATACTGTAAAAATGATTTTTCAACTTGAAAGAAATGTCTTCAAGAAGAAGGGAGAATGACCTAAAAAAGCCTCCCACTTCTCCTCTCTCCTGTCTTTTACAAACTGCAAATGAGGATATCTTAAAGACCGCCTATGAGAACAACAAAAGATCCAACACTATCAAGTTCTACAAAATTTCGTGTCTGCTAACTGAGATAGGATAGCAAGGTTGGTTTAACCTTGTGCTAAAATGTATATGTTCATGATCCTACGAGTAGATTAAAAAACAAACAGCTAATTCAAATATATAGTTTCAATACCATTGTAAACCGAGCACACAGCACTGATTCATTCTGATACTATTATCTGTATACCAGTATCAATTTGTTGATCGACATTAACACAACAGTCAATTATTCCTATATCTCGTATTGGTGCACTGAGGCATACAATACACACTAGTAAATGTTTACCAGTCAGATAACTATTCTGTTTATTGTTCCAATTACTATCTACCGGATAATTTTCAGAGAATGATCAATATTTAAGACCTTATAAAAAACCCATTGGACCTGGAAAATGTGCCATAGTAAGTAGAATAATCAATCCAATATTTACCTATGGACGAAATATCCATTGGAACGTCGGCAAACATAGTTGAATTCAACCAGATCTCCTTCATGCGCttctggtccttccccttcaatgaTATCTATAAATGGAGAAAAAAACATTAGTAGGCACAaactacaaaaagagatgatccAAGCATCCTGATGCTGATAACAATCCAGAAGCTACACACACACAATTATGTGGAAATACTACCTTGAATTTTCACACCACCATCTAGCTTCCGATACCTGGATACTTCagaataagatatatataatcagtTTAAAGAAGTCAGAAATCACAATTAATAAACAAATAGTTTACTGTTTTACCTGAGTATTAAAGTATAAAAATGAAGAATCATATGATCCTTGACATATGAATTCACTGGAATAATATTCCGAATGCTACCTAATATTACCTGATTGTCTCAGAATCCTCTGCGTCTTTTGGTGGTAAAGAAA
Above is a genomic segment from Musa acuminata AAA Group cultivar baxijiao chromosome BXJ3-4, Cavendish_Baxijiao_AAA, whole genome shotgun sequence containing:
- the LOC135637323 gene encoding vacuolar protein sorting-associated protein 32 homolog 2-like, with translation MLGRLFGKPKEQPNALATLDKLNETLEMLEKKEKVLLKKMATEVEKAKEFTKVKNKRAAIQCLKRKRLYEQEVEQLGNFQLRIHDQMIMLEGAKATTATVDAMRVGTAALKALQKATNIDDVDKTLSEINEQTENMKQIQEALSAPVGPATDFDEDELEAELEELEGAELEEQLLQPATTAPLPPVHVPASPSPTRPADPKNTTEEDELATLQAEMAM
- the LOC135635029 gene encoding peptidyl-prolyl cis-trans isomerase FKBP16-1, chloroplastic-like, whose amino-acid sequence is MDRCDARAIWVKNSYGGLIPQTSYRISRRTFVGIGVLVYANPAFSLPPKDAEDSETIRYRKLDGGVKIQDIIEGEGPEAHEGDLVEFNYVCRRSNGYFVHSTVDQFSGESRPVVLPLDEKQIIQGLKDVIVGMKAGGKRRALIPPDVGYVNENLKPIPDEFGPRRSLLSHANEPLVFEVQLLKVL